One region of Carya illinoinensis cultivar Pawnee chromosome 8, C.illinoinensisPawnee_v1, whole genome shotgun sequence genomic DNA includes:
- the LOC122274295 gene encoding putative DUF21 domain-containing protein At1g03270, with amino-acid sequence MLWLNALTLAQTMFFANNIVFEVEDIRFGTPWWFVYAGASCLLVLFAGIMSGLTLGLMSLGLVELEILQRSGTPNEKKQAAVILPVVQKQHQLLVTLLLCNACAMEALPLYLDKIFHPFVAVLLSVTFVLAFGEIIPQAICSRYGLSVGANFVWLVRILMIICYPIAYPIGKVLDAVLGHHDALFRRAQLKALVSIHSQEAGKGGELTHDETTIISGALDLTEKTAEEAMTPIESTFSLDVNSKLDWEAIGKILARGHSRVPVYSGNQKNIIGLLLVKSLLTVRAETETPVSAVSIRRIPRVPSDMPLYDILNEFQKGSSHMAAVVKVKGKGKNPQPTAEGEKFKEGKVANGNSQLTTPLLTDHDEKSGRVVDMEKHPRPITSEHNVRPNGTAATNNLCHLSEDIEDGEVIGIITLEDVFEELLQEEIVDETDVYVDVHKRIRVAAAAAAAYSSVMRPPSNRKLTGQKPVGGQSRQGQSPK; translated from the exons ATGTTGTGGCTGAATGCACTAACGCTTGCTCAGACGATGTTCTTCGCCAACAATATCGTTTTCGAGGTGGAGGACATCCGGTTCGGGACGCCTTGGTGGTTCGTGTATGCTGGGGCCTCGTGTCTGCTTGTCCTTTTTGCCGGGATCATGTCGGGCCTCACGTTGGGTCTCATGTCGTTGGGCCTCGTGGAGCTCGAGATCCTCCAGCGCAGTGGCACTCCCAACGAGAAGAAACAAGCCG CCGTTATTTTACCGGTGGTGCAAAAGCAGCACCAATTGCTTGTTACTTTACTTCTATGTAATGCTTGCGCGATGGAG GCCCTTCCCTTATACCTTGATAAGATTTTTCACCCCTTTGTTGCTGTTTTGCTGTCTGTGACTTTTGTTCTGGCTTTTGGAGAG ATAATACCACAAGCAATATGCTCAAGATATGGACTCTCTGTGGGTGCGAACTTCGTGTGGCTTGTGCGTATTCTGATGATCATCTGTTATCCGATTGCTTACCCTATTGGAAAG GTTCTGGATGCTGTTCTTGGACATCATGATGCTCTGTTTAGACGAGCTCAGTTAAAAGCCCTTGTCTCTATCCACAGCCAGGAG gcTGGTAAGGGGGGTGAACTCACACATGATGAGACAACAATTATCAGCGGAGCACTAGATTTGACTGAAAAG ACTGCAGAGGAGGCTATGACACCTATTGAATCAACATTTTCTTTGGATGTCAATTCAAAATTGGATTG GGAAGCAATTGGGAAAATTCTTGCACGAGGTCATAGTCGTGTCCCCGTCTATTCTGGAAATCAGAAAAACATTATTGGTCTCTTACTG GTGAAAAGTCTCCTCACAGTACGAGCAGAAACAGAAACCCCAGTCAGCGCAGTTTCCATTCGGAGAATTCCTAG GGTTCCATCAGATATGCCTTTGTATGATATCCTCAATGAGTTTCAAAAGGGAAGCAGTCATATGGCCGCTGTAGTGAAGGTTAAAGGAAAGGGCAAGAACCCTCAACCTACTGCTGAAGGGGAGAAATTCAAGGAAGGCAAAGTTGCCAATGGGAATTCTCAACTGACTACTCCCTTGCTAACTGACCATGATGAGAAATCGGGGAGAGTTGTTGACATGGAGAAACATCCAAGGCCTATCACAAGCGAACACAATGTTCGACCAAATGGGACTGCTGCCACAAACAACTTGTGCCATTTATCTGAGGATATAGAAGATGGGGAAGTAATTGGTATCATTACCCTGGAGGATGTTTTTGAAGAACTTCTACAA GAGGAAATTGTAGATGAGACAGATGTTTATGTTGATGTACATAAAAG GATACGTGTGGctgcagctgcagctgcagCTTATTCATCTGTAATGCGTCCTCCATCAAATAGAAAGTTGACTGGTCAAAAGCCTGTT GGAGGTCAAAGTAGGCAAGGGCAATCCCCAAAGTAG
- the LOC122274435 gene encoding NAC transcription factor 32-like, whose translation MYEEYCVLRNQVPNSFDGFHNPSIEELVEHFKPHPPGYRFCPTDKELVECYLKRKISNQPVPVSWIVSANIYRHKPEFLSKVFKDYGETEWYFFTPRDRKYPNGTHPSRSTDGGYWKATGVDKSTESHGEHIGFKKSLVFYRGKPPKGVKTNWIMYEFTVKDPPQNKRDANDMRLDDWVLCRVKNKIDKSPKTRTEVDVDNENFDIVNDTENDTLWNLENAL comes from the exons ATGTATGAGGAGTATTGTGTGCTTAG AAACCAAGTCCCAAACTCCTTCGATGGATTCCATAACCCTAGCATCGAGGAGCTGGTAGAACATTTCAAGCCCCACCCTCCTGGATATAGGTTCTGTCCAACGGATAAAGAGCTTGTCGAGTGTTACTTGAAGAGAAAGATATCGAACCAACCAGTGCCGGTGAGCTGGATCGTGTCGGCTAACATCTATCGTCACAAACCCGAGTTTCTTTCAAAGGTATTCAAGGATTATGGAGAAACAGAATGGTACTTTTTCACACCAAGAGATCGAAAGTATCCAAATGGAACTCATCCAAGTCGATCAACTGATGGTGGATATTGGAAGGCCACAGGAGTTGACAAGTCAACCGAATCACACGGAGAACACATCGGGTTTAAGAAGTCATTGGTTTTCTATAGGGGAAAACCCCCTAAAGGTGTCAAAACAAATTGGATTATGTATGAGTTCACCGTCAAAGATCCTCCTCAAAACAAAAGGGATGCCAATGACATGAGGTTGGATGACTGGGTTTTATGTAGGGTTAAGAATAAAATTGACAAATCTCCTAAAACACGCACTGAAGTTGatgtggataatgaaaattttgaCATTGTCAATGATACGGAGAATGATACCCTTTGGAACTTGGAGAATGCATTATAG